In the genome of Harmonia axyridis chromosome 4, icHarAxyr1.1, whole genome shotgun sequence, the window GCGGGACCTCCGGGACCTGGTACCCCAATCATGCCCAGTCCTCAGGATTCTTCCAATTCAGGGGGTGAAAATATGTACACCATGATGAAACCAGCTGTTGGAAACAACATGCCTGGAGAATTTCCTATGGGTGGCGGTCCTGATTCAGGTCCCATGGGGCCTATGGGTCCCAATTCGATGGGTCCGGTGATGAACAGTGATGGAATGGAAGGTATGAAGAATTCACCAGCTAATGGACCAGGAACCCCAAGGGAAGATGGTGGAGGGGGCATGGGTGACTATAATTTAGGAGGATTCGGAGGTCCTGGAGAGAACGATCACAGGGAATCGGCTGCTATCTTGAAAATTAAGGAGAGTATGCAGGAAGAGGCAAAAAGATTTGAGAAGGACTCTGATCATCCCGAGTACTTTATGCAATAATTTCCTTGACTTTTGGTCTTTTAGTTTCTGTCAAAATTTTTGACTGCACTTTATGTTTTTATAAGTAAACTGTCCCAGTTTTGTACTTAAATCCCTGTACATATCTTCAGCTAAGAAGATGATGAAATAACTTTTTGTTGACttatatatttttccatgaaatttttaacTATTGTTCAAAGATTTCTTATTAGTACCTTTCAAAAATTTTACTGAATTATTGCATATATTAGAAGGCAAAGCTGCCTTTTACTACTGAATTTTGAGATAGAAAAAGTTTCTTGGGTGACTTTATGACTCCAGTTCTGTAATGTGTTTCTAATGTTAAACTTACATGTGTCTTTTGGAGGGGCAGGTTATAACTGGTGTAGGGTTATAACTGTTGAGTAGTTGCATTATCCTGGTAGACTCTATTTTCTAATCTGCCCTATCCTTATGTTGTTTAATTTCTGTGAGTGTACATGCAATAGATACTAAGTATAAAAGGAATacctttgaattatttatttaagaTTAATCTACTTTCTTGTAAAAAATGTGGAATATTTATAATTGTATTTTagctgaaaaaattattgaccctttgatttgaaatcaaatatagTTGGTCCACATCACGATTCTTTCTTGagattttacagtttttcaacTGAATAAAGAATTTCATAATCAATGTTGCTTTTTATTTCTTAAATTAAACACTAAGAACATTAGGTGAATGTAGAATAATgctttagaaaaaaatattgaaattagagaaatatatCACGAATTTTGACCAtcaggtgaaaaaaaaatattgagatcatttattgttattttattaaaaataaaaaagaatttcttaCAGTAGAGTTTTAAGATGGAAAATTGAACaggaatatttaatttttactttCCGAGAGAGATTGTATATACTTTTCACTCCATTTCTTCTctccttttttatatttttcttcttcctctttcaaGATAATGAACTCATTGGTAATTTCTGGATTATTTGGTTCACAATTGCGGGCCtgtatcaacttttttttggcTTCAGAAAATTCTCCCAACATTCTTAGACATTTGGCATGGGAGAACATGGTTTTTGCTGAAATTTTCTTAGTTGTTCCTTggcaaattttataaatattattcGCAGCGATACAACCCTTTTTTGGATTACCTAAAATCGTTTGGCAGACTAGAACATTATTAAATAGACGTTGAAGAAGTTCTTGCTGCTTTTCCTGTTCATTGTAGTCATTCATCTGAActaattccaattttgaaaCTGCAACATTGTAATCTTTGAGAGCttcttgaacattttttttcttgaatttatctCTTGCTCTTTCACATAGTGATAAACAATAAGCATATACTTCCTTGAAAGTCTGTTGTTCTTCTTTCGTTAAATTATCATATGTTAATGTAGAACCACTATCGACAACCTCATGCAATTCAACCTCAAAAAGTACAGTTGCATCTTTAGGAACTCTACCTAAACAACCTAAAGGTCCATATGCATATTGCGGTTTGAAGAGAAATTGAgatttttctgttattttcatcgatttcaCAGCCTCATCTAAACCCGGAATAACGTCACCACTGTTGAGCACAAACTCTTGCTTCTTATTTCGACTATATGTGGAATCGAAGGGTTCTGCTTCATATTCAACATATGCATTATAATCAATCTTGACAAGGCTTAAATTTGGTGGAGTTGTACCATAGCCAgcttttaaaattttcttttttacgCCTCCATCAGGAGTTAAATTGCTCATTTGTCTTGCAACAATATCAAAAGGTTCCTCATCGTAGTGACCATCTATCCCTAAGCAATCCATATTAGAAAACCTTAACATTGCTTCTTTCACTTTTTGTTCATCCTCCTCTTCGGAACCTATATCTTCCGACTCAGCAGTGGGATTTACTTCAAATTCTGTACCCCCTGCCATGAGTTCTGCCAGAGATATTCCTTCGGTAATCTTAGGCATtttccttgaatattttttcaataaaagaaaatgTGGTCGAAAATGTTATCTTAACAGAATTTCGTGAATTTGGATTCTAGCAGATATGTCTTCGTTCCCATGAAAATAGTTATCAACTTATGATTACAAATtacgataaaaaaaatttataatatggtTGTCCTTATTTTGGTACTTTATTTAGTGATAAATAAAATCACTTGCTGTACTTTATTATGTTCGTTTGTAGCTCCATCTAAGAAGAAAGAACGAAATTCACATAAtttaaattgaagaaattctttTTAAATCCATTTTTGTGAACTAGAGTTGATTTATGGTAACAATCAAAGATTTCTGTTATCTTTCATAACAATGATAAgtgaatatttaatttgatgaattttctgattagattttgttaaaGAATTAAAGTTCGGTATTCACCATAGACTAATCTATGGGGGCACATTTCtgtttcacacggcaaatcaatCAAGCTAAGCGCCTAGCTCtgaacttcagataatcaaaatattcggtggccctCAAATTCTCCggatttcaacaatattttcaaattgataaatgtgaccaaaggaaaaatctaacggtgttcaaactggagaccttggtggccaccgaatatttcaacTATCTGAAGTTCGCTTATTATCACAGATAGGCAGATggttgataagaaatttatacagggtgattcaccgcgatgaccTATTTGACTTTAATGgtaactaatcataattttgtgctgaaaacttgcatgttggggtttgagacaatggtctgtttccctaaaatattttcagatctctataatttgcggttataccggaaactaTTATTACTTACTATTACTTctttattgcatcattagatacaGCTTGTCTAATGACAATTTCATCAATATGCAATGTGTCTGAATACcgtgaaaataatttcacatgtaaaaactcaacggttcatgattTTAAGGgatccatatgaaaaaaatggtgaccactcacatttttttgaatatttctgctttTAGGaagaaacctttttcattttcaataatgcaAATATCTTGAtcttgaacaactcaaattcaccaaaactcaagattttcaaattagaacctatatttttcattatttcagccAATTCTACATATAAATAGAGGGGGGTTactaatgatgcaatgatatactgggtgtgccatacATAGTATCATAAGACTGTTTGAGGTTTGGGCCAAAATTGTACAGGGTTATTATAAGATATTGAactggacaactcaaattcatcaaaactcaagattagATAGAagctatttttttcattatttgagTTAATTCTACAAATAAAAAGAGGGGGTAACTTAAGCTATCTAATGAGTAAtggtgcaataatatactgggtgtgccatttcaaataaggaagtagtCTGTTTCCCTCACAAAGATTTAATTGTTTGATAAACAAGTTAAAGAATGCCAAACTGGCAGATGCCAGTCTCCTTTGTTTCTCTCAATAAGGCATTTTGGATGATGGTTGTTATTAGTGTCCttattttgcgttgcaggttaactcaatttatttttatttaatggattcggtcctgagttgatggaatttcattatca includes:
- the LOC123677722 gene encoding inactive peptidyl-prolyl cis-trans isomerase shutdown; protein product: MPKITEGISLAELMAGGTEFEVNPTAESEDIGSEEEDEQKVKEAMLRFSNMDCLGIDGHYDEEPFDIVARQMSNLTPDGGVKKKILKAGYGTTPPNLSLVKIDYNAYVEYEAEPFDSTYSRNKKQEFVLNSGDVIPGLDEAVKSMKITEKSQFLFKPQYAYGPLGCLGRVPKDATVLFEVELHEVVDSGSTLTYDNLTKEEQQTFKEVYAYCLSLCERARDKFKKKNVQEALKDYNVAVSKLELVQMNDYNEQEKQQELLQRLFNNVLVCQTILGNPKKGCIAANNIYKICQGTTKKISAKTMFSHAKCLRMLGEFSEAKKKLIQARNCEPNNPEITNEFIILKEEEEKYKKGEKKWSEKYIQSLSESKN